TGGCCGAATAACCTTTCCCCAAATGCAGCGATAATGGGATCCATTCTTCTTTACCTTGGCCTTGTAAATATAAGCCATTTTCTTGCCAGCATACCATCCAACCTCTTCCTTAGTGTTCACACCCTCAATCTGGATCAACGATGTGCTTGGGTACTGATTTGACTTTGACCTATCAACCAATTAATTCAACAcgaaattagtataataagcTAACGCCCCAATCCTGAATTTCACATCCAAGAAATGTAACCCTATCCAAAGGGGTAATACAATACAACTCCAT
The nucleotide sequence above comes from Ricinus communis isolate WT05 ecotype wild-type chromosome 6, ASM1957865v1, whole genome shotgun sequence. Encoded proteins:
- the LOC8287259 gene encoding 60S ribosomal protein L35a-3; amino-acid sequence: MVKGREGERVRLYVRGTILGYKRSKSNQYPSTSLIQIEGVNTKEEVGWYAGKKMAYIYKAKVKKNGSHYRCIWGKVIRPHGNSGVVRAKFKSNLPPRSMGDKVRVFMYPSNI